ATCCTGTCCAAGCTCGAACGGACCGGCCTCACGGTAGGGGAGGACTTCTACCTGGCCTTCTCCCCGGAGCGCGTCGATCCGGGGAACCCGACGTGGAACACGAAGAACATCCCGAAGGTCGTCGGAGGCGCGACGCCGGCGTGCACGGAGCACGCTGTGCTGCTCTACGAGCTGACGCTCGGTCCCGTCGTGCCGGTGTCCTCGACGAAGGTCGCCGAGATGGTGAAGCTCCTTGAGAACACGTTCCGGAGCGTCAACATCGGCCTCGTGAACGAGCTCGCGCAGATGAGTGACCGCATGGGGATCGACGTGTGGGAGGTCATCGACGCGGCCGCAACGAAGCCGTTCGGCTTCATGCCGTTCTATCCGGGCCCCGGCCTCGGAGGGCACTGCATCCCGATCGATCCGTTCTATCTCTCCTGGAAGGCCAAGGAGGCGGGGTTCGAGGCCCGCTTCATCGAGCTCGCGGGACAGGTCAACAGCAGCATGCCGTACTACGTCATGTCGAAGATCAACGACTGCCTCAACGACGCGGGCAAGCCGATCCGCGGCTCGAACATCCACGTCCTCGGAGTCGCCTACAAGGAGGACATCGGCGACGTGCGCGAGTCCCCTGCTCTCGATGTCATTCGGCTTCTGAGCGACCGGGGCGGCGTGGTAACCTACTCGGACCCGCACGTCCCCGTGCTTGAGGAGGCCGGCATCGAGCTCAGGAGCGAGGAGCCGACACCGGACAGGCTTGCGAAGGCGGATTGCCTCGTGATCGTGGCGGCGCACAACGCGTTCGACTACGATGCCATCGCCGGCGCCGGGACTCCGATCGTCGACACGCGCAACGCACTCAAGGGGTACGAGGGACCGCACATCAGCCGGATCTAGCTCCTCGAAGGGAAGAACACCATGTCGACAATGCTCGTGACAGGCGGAGCCGGGTTCATCGGATCGCACATCGTCGAGCGGCTGCTCGATCTGGGTCACTCGGTCCGCGTCCTCGATGACTTCTCCACCGGACGCCGTGAGAACATCGCCGCGTTCGAGAGCGATGTCGACCTTCACGTCGGAGACGTCCGCGATCTCGAGGCGGTGCGACGCGCCGTGGACGGTGTGGATGTCGTCTTCCACGAGGCCGCGCTCGCGTCGGTGCCGAGATCGGTCGACGATCCGGTTACGAGCAACGAGGTCAATGTCGGCGGAACTCTGAACGTGCTGGTCGCCGCCAGGGACGCGGGGGTCGGGCGGCTGGTCTACGCGAGCTCGTCGTCGATCTACGGAGACTCGCCGGAGCTCCCGAAGCGGGAGGATATGGCTCCTTCGCCCGAGTCCCCCTACGCGGTGGGGAAACTCGCAGGCGAGCACTACTGCAAGGTCTTCTCGTCGCTGTACGGTCTGGAGTGCGTCGCACTCCGGTACTTCAACGTCTTCGGGCCGAGACAGGACCCGGGATCGCAGTACGCGGCCGTCGTCCCGATCTTCACGACCGCGCTTCTGTCAGGCCGGCAGTGCCTGATCCACGGTGACGGCGAGCAGTCGAGGGACTTCACATACGTCGCCAACGTCGTCGAGGCGAACCTCCTCGCCTCCGGCGTCGACGGTGTCGCCGGGAGCGTGATGAACATCGCCTGCGGGGACACGATCACAGTCAACAGCCTGCACGACCGGCTTCGCACACTCACGGAGTCGGATCTCGAGCCGGAGCACGGACCGGAGCGCGCCGGCGACGTCAAACACTCGTACGCCGACGTGACGCGCGCCCGGGAGCTTCTGGGGTTCTCTCCGAAGGTCCCCTTCGATGAGGGCCTCGAGAGCACCGTTGCGTGGTTTCGCGAGAGCGTGAGCTGACTCGGTGCGTTCGCTCGGAGGGGGCATGCGAACCGTATGGATCCTCGACAGGAGTGAGGAGCACGCGGCGCCGCTCAGTGGCGCCCTTCCGTCGCTGATGTACGACGTCACCGTCTGGACCAGCGCCGCAAACCTCCTCTCCGGCCTGCGTTCGGACGGCCCCGATCTGGTCGTCGTGGAGCACGGCTACGACGAGCCGCCGGCCGTCGAGGTCATCAGAACGATCAGATCCGAGGTGCCCAGGCTTCCGATCATCGTCGTCGCGGAACGGACGTCGGAGCAGGCCGCGATCGAGTCGATGCGTGAGGGCGCGTACGACTATTTGCCCAGGGGTACGCTTCCCGCGGGTCTCGAGGACGCCGCGAGGCGTGCTCTGTCGGCCGACGGCGGCATCATCCGGACAGTCGGCTCGCCCGGCCCCGGAGACGTCGCCGATCTCGGCGCGATCATCGGCAGGACGCCCGAGATGGTCGAGATCCACAAGCTCATCGGACAGGTCGCCACGACCGACGCCGCCGTGCTGATCCACGGTGAGCCGGGCACGGGCAAGGAGCTCATCGCGCGTGCCATCCACTACAACAGCGAGCGACGCGACGGACCGTTCGTCGCGGTCAACTGCTCGGCGCTGCCGTCCGACCTTCTGGAGGTCGACCTCTTCGGACGGGGACGGCGCGACGGGCACGAGGAGATCGAGGACGGCCGCTTCGAACAGGCAGACGGCGGCACGATCTTCCTCGACGAGATCGACCGCACCGACCTGCCCTCGCAGGGCCGGATCCTCAGCGTGCTCGAGAACGGGTGGTTCGAACGGCCGGGCACGAGGAAGAGGATCCCGGTCGACGTGCGCGTCATCGCATCGACGGGGCGTAGCCTCGTCTCCGAGATGAAGGAAGAGCGTTTCCGCGTCGACCTGTTCTACAGGCTGAAGGTCGTCTCGCTGTACATACCGCCGCTTCGCGAGCGCCGGGACGACATCCCGTATCTGGCCGAGTACTTCCTTGAACGCGCAAAGGTCAAGATGCAGAAGGACGTCGACGGCATGTCCGAGGAGGTCGTCGAACTCCTCCAGTCCTATCCGTGGCCGGGGAACGTCCGCGAGCTGGAGCAGGCCATTCACCGGGCGATAGCGCTCAGCAGGAAGGGCGTGCTGGTGCCGGACGACTTCGAGGTCCTCGAGACGGGACTCGAGGACATCCCCGTCCCAGACAGCGTCCTGTCAGGGAGGCTCGCCGACAGCGTCCGCAGGGAGTTCTCGAGACTCCGCTCCGCCTCCGAGGGTGAGATCGACGGCATCGTCGTCGGCGAGGTCGAGAGGGCTCTCGCCGAGGCAGCGCTCGAGGTGACCGACGGAAACCAGGTGCGGGCGGCGAAGCTCCTCGGGATCAGCCGCAACACACTTCGCAAACGTGTCAAGGGGGATTCGTGACGCTCCGTCTCACCGCGGCCGTACTGCTTCTCGCGTTGGCCCTGGCGGGGTGCGGCTACTACAGCTTCTCGCCGACGCTGCAAAAGGGCGGCATCGGGAGCGTCGCTCTTCCCGTCCTTGAGAACGAGACGCTCGAGTACGGCATCGAGACAGAGGTCACCGACGTGTTGAACGACGTTCTGACCGAGGGCGGGCTCCGTGTCGTCGGCGAGGACGAGGCCGACGCGCTCCTGAGAGGAGCCGTGACGCTGTACGAGCGCTCCGTCATGTCGTATGATGCGGGAGGCGACCCCCGCGAGTACAAGGTGCGCATCCTGGCGGACCTGGCCTACGAGGATGTCTCGTCCCGCGAGACGATCTGGGAAGGAACGGCCGAGGGATGGGCCGTCTACTCCACGGGGGGCGACTCCGAGTTCACCTCCGAGGAGGAGGCTCGGGAGAACGCGATCGAGAAGCTAGCGGACGACGTGCTCTCGAAGACGGTGCAGGGGTGGTAGACCGCGATGACGTTCGCCGAGTTCCAGAGAGCCGTGCGTGACGACGCCCTGCCGGGCGTGATGCTCTTCCACGGCGAGGAGTCCTTTCTCGCCCGCGTCGGCGTCAGGCTGCTCCGGAAGGCGCTGGTCGCTCCGGGCAGCGAGGCGTTCGACCTCTCCACCTTCTCGGGGCGCGAGGCGACGGCGGAGGCCGTGATATCGCACGCGTCAACGGCTCCGATGCTGTCGGCCAGGAGACTCGTCGTCGTCTACGAGGTCGACAGAATGAGCCCCTCGGAGCGGACGAAGCTGGCCCGATCGCTCGATGCGGTCCCGGAAGGCGTGTGCCTTGCCCTCGTGTCCTACGGAAGGCTCAGTGGGCGCGCGGCCTGGGAGCGCCGGCTTCTGGACGGCGCGGCGGTCGTCGACTGCGGCCGGCCGTCCCGCGAGGTGCTCGCCGGACTGGTGGCGCGCATGGCCGAGGACCGGGGCAGGGCGATCGACGAACCGGCCGCCTCCCTGCTGATCGATTGGACCGAGAGCGATCTCTCCCGCATCTCGAACGAGCTCGACAAGCTGGCGGCGTACGCCGAGCCGGATCGTCCCATCACGCAGCAGGACATCGAGTCGGTGGTGGGGGAGAGGGCGTCCGACTTCCGCGACCTTGCCGAGGCCGTCGGGAGGCGAGACCTCGGACGGTCGCTCGGGCTGGCCGGGGAGCTGGTGCGGGGCGGTATGGCTCCGGCGCAGCTTGTGTCGCAGCTCTATGCGTTCTGGATCTCGCTCTGGGAGACGCGGGCGGGCGGCGGCGGCCGCTCACGCGCCGGCGTGCGTAACATGAGAGCGCTCGCCGCCGAACGAACGTCGAGGGACTACGCCAGGGGCGTCAGGTCCTTCCTCGAGGCGGATGTCGGGATCCGGAAGGGCCTCGAGGGCGAGGCGCTGCTCGATGTTCTCGTCTACGAACTGGTGAAGGGACCGAAGGCCGGTGTCGGGTCGACGTCGTAGCGTGGAGCCGTCGGGACACGTCGCGCGGCGGCGCGTCCGCCGGATCGTGGAACGGCTCGAAGGAGCTTTCGGCGAACCCCGTGCGCGGGACGGGGGCGACTTGGTCGGGAACCTCGTTCGGACGATCCTCTCCCAGAACACGAGCGACGTGAACTCCGACCGGGCCTACGCCTCGCTCAGGGAACGCTTCGCTGACTGGGGGGCCGTCGAGCGCGCTCCGGTCTCGACGATCGAGTCGGCGATCCGCTCGGGCGGCCTTGCGAAGACGAAGGCGGCGCGGATCCGTCGGATCCTCAGATCGATCCGGGAGACCACGGGCTCGATCGACCTCGGTTTCCTGAAGGACATGGAGACGCCGGAGGTCCTGGAGTATCTTGGGTCGTTCGACGGCGTCGGTCCGAAGACGGCGGCCTGCGTTGCGCTCTTCGGACTCGGTCGTGAGGTCGTCCCGGTCGACACGCACGTGCACCGCGTCGTCGGGCGCACCGGCGTCGTCGGGACACCGACGAGCCCGGAGCGGACGTTCGACGCGCTCGAGGGACTTGCTCCCGACGGGAAGGCGTTCTCACTCCATGTGAACCTGATCCGCCTCGGCCGTCGGGTCTGCAGGCCGAGGGTTCCCGACTGCGGCGGCTGTCCGATCCGCAGCTTGTGCGATGTCGGGTCTGGACGGCGTTCGTTGAGCTAGGGGCGCTCGGAGGAACGAATGGCGCTGAAGAGAAGAACCGGATTGCTGATCCTCCTCGCCATCATCGTCGTCGTGGCGGCCTTCGGCTTCAACGCCTGGAGCGCCCGCTCGGACTTCTGCGGGAGCTGTCACGACGTGATGGGGGAGCACTACGTGAGTTGGGCCGAGTCCTCCCACGGAGCCGTTGCCGAGTGCCTCGATTGTCACAGCGAGCCCGGGTGGGCCGGCTACTACCACTCGAAGCTCGACGGGGCCCGGAACGCCATGGCCTACTACCTGGGCATCGAGAAGTCGGGGAAATCAGATCCCCCCGGGCCGGCCTCGTGCTTGAGAAGCGGCTGCCACACACGCGAAAGCCTGGTCTCCGAGGAATCCTCCGGAGCCGACGTGCACGTCATGCACCTCTCGAGAGCCAGCTGTGTCGAGTGCCACGGGGCGATCGGTCACGCCGACGCAGAGGCGGAGAGGGCGCGGGCGTGCACCGCATGCCACGCGGACACATCCTCCGGATACTGATCGACTCTCGCATACTGCATCCCGCCGGCATCTGCCCCGCCGCTCTCCGGCCGGAGGCGTGCGCCGTCAAGCTCCCACGCAGCAGGGACTTCGCAGGGAGAAATGGCTTGACGGGGCTCCGCGCCCTATGCTATCTAACGAATGAGGGCTCGTCTCGGTGCGCCCGTTGAGGGCGCTCCGTTTTGGATATATGCGACCGGACCCGGCAGTGCGCGCCTCTCTGTCGGGAGGAGGAAACAACATGCGTTTCTTGGGCGCTCTCATCGGGTGTCTTGTGTTCGTTGCAGCCGGCTCCCTGCCGGCGTTCGCGAGCGGCTACATCATGCCGCCCGTCGGTGTCCGCGCCGGGTCGATGGGGGAGGCCTTCATCGGCCTCGCCGACGACTACAGCGCCGTTCACTGGAATCCGGCCGGGATCACGCAGATCTCCGGGACGGAGCTGACGGCCTCGCTCGCCAGCCCCATCGTGATGGCCTCGCGGGACGGCGTGGTCATTCTCGACGGCGTCGACGGCCCGGGCGGTCAGAACGGCATCGCGACGGTCGAGGCGACGACCGACAGCGAGTTGCCGGTCGCGCCCGGGGTTTTCTACTACACCGGCTGCGGTCCGCTGTCGGGCGTGCTGGACAAGTGGGGGATCGGTCTCTACACGCTGGCCGACTTCGTTGTGACCTGGTCCGGTGACGACGTCTACGGCGAGGACGACATCGATGAGGCCGAGGGAACGGATCCGTTCAAGAACGTCGTTCTGGATGCCACCGTTCCGGACTTCGAGACCGACATCAAGGGCTACGTCATCTCGCCGGTGGTCGCACGGGAGATTATGCCGGGACTCTCGGTCGGCGTCACGGGGCATGCTCTCTACGGGCACGTGACCCTCAAGGACGTCGGGTTCGGGCAGCGCGTCGTGACCGGGATCGGCGAGAACGAGGGTGACACGCTCCATCTGATGCCCTACAGGGTCGAGGACGACGCGACCGGCTGGACCTTCGGAGCGACGGTCGGCATGCTCTACCGCGCCACAGATCAGATCAGCGTCGGCGCGACGCTCAGAACGCCGATGACGATCGAGTGCTCGGGCTGGTCGAAGATCACGTCGGAGACCGATTCGCTGTCCGCAGGTGCCAGGGAGACCGACTTCGACTTCACGTTCCCGCTGACGGCGGGCATCGGCATGGCGTATAGGGACTTCCTCATGGACGAGCTCACACTGACCGCCGACGTCACGTGGACGCAGTGGTCGGAGGTCGAGGACATCTCGCGCACGATGGATGTCGCTCTTCCCATGGTCGCCGGAGAGGACCCCAACGTGACGGAGCTCGAATGGGAGGATACGGTCGAGTTCGGTATCGGACTCGACTACAGGCTCTCGAGGACGGTCTCGCTGAGAGGCGGTTTCCGTTCGGTTCAGTCGCCGGCTCCCGCGGAGACCTACACCATGGGTCTGCCGGCGACCGAGAAGAGCATCGTCGGACTGGGCATGACCTATCGCCGGGACGTCTGGCGCTTCGACGCGGGGCTTCAGTATAGGCTCGGGTCGAAGCGCGAGCTCGACCGGGACGGTGACAACTGGGACATGGCCGGCAAGAACATCGACGACGTCATGATCCCGAGCCTCTCGCTGACGTACTTGTTCTAGGGGGACGCGAGAAGCCGACATTCGAGAGCCGGCACCGTCCCGGTGCCGGCTCTCTTTCGTTCAGGCCGCCGGGCCCCGCACGGGGCGACCGGACCGCCGCCGGGACACAGGGGAAGGAACCATGGCACGGTATCCATTCAAGGACATTGAGCCGAAGTGGCAGGCCCGGTGGGAGGAATCCGGCCTCTTCGAGTGTCCGACCGACGCGGAGGACCGCTTCTACTGTCTCGTGATGTACCCGTACCCGTCGGGTGATCTGCACGTGGGCCACGGCAGGAACTACATCATCGGGGACGCCCTGGCGCGCTACCGGATGATGACGGGCAGGAACGTGCTGACGCCTATGGGTTGGGACTCGTTCGGTCTGCCGGCCGAGAACGCGGCCATCGACAGGGGCGTCCAGCCGGCGCTCTGGACCGAGAAGAACATCGAGAAGATGAAGGAGCAGTTCCGTGCCTGGGGCATCGGCTACGACTGGCGTCGCGAGATCGCGTCGCATCGGCCCGACTTCTACCGCTGGACCCAGTGGATCTTCAACCGGCTTTACGAACGTGG
The DNA window shown above is from Candidatus Effluviviaceae Genus V sp. and carries:
- a CDS encoding nucleotide sugar dehydrogenase, whose product is MEFAKAGFHVTGIDTNEEKIRSLREGRSYIGDVPDEWVREAVEAGRFEVTTDFSVIETLDSIDICVPTPLRKTKDPDISYVSAAVCQIAKHVHRDMMIILDSTTYPGTTDEIILSKLERTGLTVGEDFYLAFSPERVDPGNPTWNTKNIPKVVGGATPACTEHAVLLYELTLGPVVPVSSTKVAEMVKLLENTFRSVNIGLVNELAQMSDRMGIDVWEVIDAAATKPFGFMPFYPGPGLGGHCIPIDPFYLSWKAKEAGFEARFIELAGQVNSSMPYYVMSKINDCLNDAGKPIRGSNIHVLGVAYKEDIGDVRESPALDVIRLLSDRGGVVTYSDPHVPVLEEAGIELRSEEPTPDRLAKADCLVIVAAHNAFDYDAIAGAGTPIVDTRNALKGYEGPHISRI
- a CDS encoding NAD-dependent epimerase/dehydratase family protein; translation: MSTMLVTGGAGFIGSHIVERLLDLGHSVRVLDDFSTGRRENIAAFESDVDLHVGDVRDLEAVRRAVDGVDVVFHEAALASVPRSVDDPVTSNEVNVGGTLNVLVAARDAGVGRLVYASSSSIYGDSPELPKREDMAPSPESPYAVGKLAGEHYCKVFSSLYGLECVALRYFNVFGPRQDPGSQYAAVVPIFTTALLSGRQCLIHGDGEQSRDFTYVANVVEANLLASGVDGVAGSVMNIACGDTITVNSLHDRLRTLTESDLEPEHGPERAGDVKHSYADVTRARELLGFSPKVPFDEGLESTVAWFRESVS
- a CDS encoding AAA domain-containing protein, with translation MRTVWILDRSEEHAAPLSGALPSLMYDVTVWTSAANLLSGLRSDGPDLVVVEHGYDEPPAVEVIRTIRSEVPRLPIIVVAERTSEQAAIESMREGAYDYLPRGTLPAGLEDAARRALSADGGIIRTVGSPGPGDVADLGAIIGRTPEMVEIHKLIGQVATTDAAVLIHGEPGTGKELIARAIHYNSERRDGPFVAVNCSALPSDLLEVDLFGRGRRDGHEEIEDGRFEQADGGTIFLDEIDRTDLPSQGRILSVLENGWFERPGTRKRIPVDVRVIASTGRSLVSEMKEERFRVDLFYRLKVVSLYIPPLRERRDDIPYLAEYFLERAKVKMQKDVDGMSEEVVELLQSYPWPGNVRELEQAIHRAIALSRKGVLVPDDFEVLETGLEDIPVPDSVLSGRLADSVRREFSRLRSASEGEIDGIVVGEVERALAEAALEVTDGNQVRAAKLLGISRNTLRKRVKGDS
- the holA gene encoding DNA polymerase III subunit delta produces the protein MTFAEFQRAVRDDALPGVMLFHGEESFLARVGVRLLRKALVAPGSEAFDLSTFSGREATAEAVISHASTAPMLSARRLVVVYEVDRMSPSERTKLARSLDAVPEGVCLALVSYGRLSGRAAWERRLLDGAAVVDCGRPSREVLAGLVARMAEDRGRAIDEPAASLLIDWTESDLSRISNELDKLAAYAEPDRPITQQDIESVVGERASDFRDLAEAVGRRDLGRSLGLAGELVRGGMAPAQLVSQLYAFWISLWETRAGGGGRSRAGVRNMRALAAERTSRDYARGVRSFLEADVGIRKGLEGEALLDVLVYELVKGPKAGVGSTS
- a CDS encoding endonuclease III encodes the protein MEPSGHVARRRVRRIVERLEGAFGEPRARDGGDLVGNLVRTILSQNTSDVNSDRAYASLRERFADWGAVERAPVSTIESAIRSGGLAKTKAARIRRILRSIRETTGSIDLGFLKDMETPEVLEYLGSFDGVGPKTAACVALFGLGREVVPVDTHVHRVVGRTGVVGTPTSPERTFDALEGLAPDGKAFSLHVNLIRLGRRVCRPRVPDCGGCPIRSLCDVGSGRRSLS